In Phycisphaerae bacterium, the DNA window GTTGAAGCCTACAAAGCGATGCACGACGTTCTACGTCATGGTCGGCGCATGTGGTACCCCATAAGGTTCTGGAACGCCCTGCCTGGAATTCACGATGCTCTATCAGAGGAAATGGATCGCTATCTCGTTTTTAACGCAGGCCGGCATGCAGTCTACAGCAATTGGTACAACGGTGGTTCGAGCTTTGCGTCTTCGATCGCCACCGCCACGGCTGTTGGCTCTGCGGGCACCGATCTCGTTGTACACGTTCTCGCCACATCGGTCCCCGGTCGTCCCGTGGAGAATCCGCGCCAGATCCCGTCTTACAAGTACTCTTCCCGATATGGCCCCTTTCCTCCGTGCTTTGCGCGCGCCATGGTCGCGCCCAGAGGCTTCGGCGAAACACCAACGCTCCTTGTCGGCGGCACTTCCAGCGTGCGCGGCGAGTCGTCGCTGCACGAGTTCGACGCGCGCCGGCAGACACTCGAGACAATTGAAAATCTCGCGGCGGTTCTGGGCGAAGCCCTTCGCATGCAGGGCAGATCCGACACAGTTGGGAGAGTAGTCGACGTCTCGTCGGCATTGCGCCGGTTCGATTCCGTGCGAATCTACCACAGCCGCCCGTCGGATCTGGACGTCATCCTGGACACGATCTCGCCTCATCTTGATCATCTGGATCCGGAGCAAATTGAGGTGGTTCGCGCGGACATCTGCCGTGCAGAGCTCGTGGTGGAAATAGAAGGCACGGCGTCATTGGCGCCGTGACTCACTCGGCACGCGCTTTTGCGAAGCGGAAACCGGTATGGGGCACAATGAGTAGCGCGGAACCATTCGACGCCATCATCATCGGAGGCGGACCCGCCGGTGCAACCGCCGGGATTGCGCTCGCGCGTATGGGTCGGCGCGCACTTATCCTCGAGAAAGCTGCCTTTCCCCGCTTCCATGTGGGCGAATCGTTCTTGCCGCGCAGCTTGGTCCTTCTGAAGCAGCTGGGCCTGCTCAAACGTCTCGAGAAGCTGCCACGGGTGCGCAAATTCGGCGCCGAATTCGGCTTTGGCCACGGACGTGAAACAAGCTGCTTTACTTTCGATCACGCTCTCTTCGACGACGGCCACGAGAGCTTCAACATCGAGCGTGCCGCCTTTGACAACATGCTGCTGGAGTCCGCACGCGACGCTGGCGCCATCGTCCGGTCGTCAACGGCCGTCAAACGCATTCATCGCCTCTCTGAAAACGACGTCGTTATCGAAGCCGGAGGCGAAACAATAACCGGCCGATGTCTCATCGACGCAAGCGGCCAAGCGACATTCCTGGCCCGACACCTTGGCCTGCGCCGCCGCATCCCCAATCACAACAAGATCGCGTACTTCGGTCACTTCGAGAACGCCGAGCGCCTTCCGGGAAACGCCGAAGGCCACCCCACCGTCGCCATGTGCAGTGAAGGTTGGTTCTGGATGATCAATATCGACGAACGACGCACCAGCGTCGGAATGGTCCTCGATGCCAACGTCGCTCGGAGCCTTGACATTCCCGCCTGCGATATGCTGTTCTGGGGAATTGATCGATGCCCCCTCGTGGGCGGTCGCCTGAAGCGAGCCACTTTCCCACACTCGACGCACACCATCTCCGACTTCAGCTATTATTGCCGCCCGTTCGCCGGTCCGGGGTACTTCCTGATTGGAGACGCCGCCTTTTTTCTCGATCCCGTGTTCTCCAGCGGACTCTGCTTCGGCATGGACGCCGCACTCCATGTGGCCGACTCCGTCGACGAGCTCCTGGCCGGCGCCGAAAACCAAACCACCCGAAACCGCACAACGCCCCGCTCGCCGGAAGCCATACGGCGGGCGTACCTCCGCTTCATGAACGACACCACGACCCCGTTCCTACGCCTCGTCAACCTGTTCTACGACCACTCGTTTCGAGAGCTGTTCCAACATGGACAAGGGCCAATGCAAGTCCAGCGGGCGGCGATTTCCATCCTGGCAGGCCACGTTTTCCCAAAACCTCGATGGTCCCTCCGATGGCGCATCCGGCTCCTGGCCCAAATGGTGAGAATTCAGCGCGTTTTTCCCCTTGTAGCTCGCCGAGAGCCGTTCTCACTCCTGGCGGATGCTGCAGTTGGATCGGAACCGGTTGAGCGCTCCTGTGTCGGGGCATAGGATCCCGCTACGAATCCGCCTTGGCCGGCAGGGGAACGAACTGCGGACGAAACCTACACTTATGCCGACGACGCTCCTTCACTGCTTGTACGATCACGCCCGCAACTTTGGAGATACCATCGCGTTCCGCGAAGTTGGCGAAGGCGGGCGAACCATCCCCTACGCGGCGCTCTTTTCCGCCGTCCAGCACGCCGCCGCCCGAATTCAGGCCCAGGCGCAACCCGGCGACGTCGTCCTGGTCTGTCTGCCTAACCGCATTGAGTGCGCAGTCGCGATCCTTGCAGCGCTCCAAGCCGAAGCCATTGCGTTTCCGGTAAGCCCAACCATCTCGCCGGACGAGCTCCGGCGATCGGCGCAGGTATCCGGTGCGCGAATCATCGTGGGTACGGATTCCTCATTCGCGGCACTGCAAGCCAGTGGCTTGAAACGCATACAATGCGAAACGCCCGCCACCGAGAACGACTTGGCTGGCCCCGGGCCGAACGCAGCCGCCCCTCCACCTGACGAGCACAGCGGCCTGATGCTGCTCAGCAGCGGAACCGTGAGCGATCCCAAGATCGTCTGGCGCACCGGGCCCTCCCTCCTTTCTGTTGCGGAAAATACCGCAATTGCGGTCGGAATTCGTCGCGGTGACCACATCCTGGGTATGGTGCCAATTTGTCATTCCTACGGAGTTGAACACTGTCTCTTCGCTCCTCTTTTGGCGGCGGCCACGGTTCATCTGTGCCAGGGGTTTGACCCCCATGTCGCCATTGATCAGCTCCGCGCCGTTCCCATCACCGTTTTCCCGGCAGTACCTTCGCTGTTCGAGTTGCTTGCCGCGCGATGCGACGGTTCGATCGCTTTTCCGAGACTGCGCTGCGCGTACTCGGCGGGGGCGCCCCTGCCATCGAGTGTTTTCGACGCATGCCGGCGCAACCTCGGAATTCGGGTCGGGCAACTCTACGGATCCTCGGAAGTCGGCTCAGTCACCTTCAATGATCCACATAAACCGGGACATGACCCCACAAGCGTAGGGATACCAATGCGGGGTGTTACACTTCGCATCGTCGACACAACGAGCCAGGCCGTGGAATCGCCGCTGCCGCCAAACTCCGAAGGCGAGCTGGCAATCAATGCTCCCTCTATGCTTTGCAGCTACGTGGGAGAATCGCAGCCTCCCTTTCGCAACGGGTTTTTCCTTACCGGCGATCTGGGCAAAATCGACCAGAAGGGTGCGCTAACAATCACGGGCCGGACGAACCTCATGATCAACGTCGGTTCGCTCAAGGTAAATCCACTTGAGATCGAGCATGTACTCTCGGAATGCAGGGGCGTCGCCGCATGTGTGGTCGTCGCCGTCCCCGTGAGCGAGACAATCTCCCGTGTACGCGCCCTCATTCTTCCGCTGGACCGCCGGGATCCGCCCAAGATCGAATCGATCCGATCGTTCTTGCGAAGCCGGCTCAGCCCTCACAAAGTCCCACGGATCATCGAAATCGTGGACACGCTGCCGCGCACACCTTCCGGAAAAATCATGCGTCGGCAAGTCGTATCAGGAGCGGAATCGTGAAAACGCGTGCCAGATCAACCCGCACCCACTACGAGCGCTATCTCTGGGCGGTCGTCACAGCCGTCTCCTGCGCCGGATGCCAGTCTTCGCTCCCCCGCTACGCCTTCGACAACCCCGCCGAAGTCCTGATGGCAATGGAAGCGCGGTCTTCTCAGATAGCGTCTTTCTCTGCACGATGCAGAGTCCTGCTGGCGTCAGGCGACGGCGATGTGCAGTTGACCGGCCTGGTTATTGCAGAGCCGCCTGGCAGATTGCGATTACGGACTTGGAAGCTTTCGCGGACTGTATTTGATCTCACACTGAACGAAGACGGCGCGTACCTCTTCAGCAGTGGAGGCGAGCGACACGGGCCCGACGAATCCGAACTAACCCGGAAGCAAATCCTCGGCGCTTTGCGGTTTCTTCCCGGGTTCATGCAGCAGGGCGCTTGGCGAGCCCGCCGCGGATTGACGCCCGATACGTATGCGCTGATCAGCCAACTGCCCGATGCAAATGCGCTCGTCCAATGCGCCGTCGACGGCGCCACGCTCACCGAACAGCGCTGCGACTATCTCGACGACCGGAATCAGGCGGAGATGTCCCTGGCATTCTACGACTACCGCCTTGTTGACGGCATCGCATGGCCCGGAAGGATCACCGGCCACGGAGCGCGCGGAAGCTTTGAGATCCGATTCGATAGCGTGGAGGTCAACGTGGAGCATCCCGACGGTGCATTTGTGCCGTCTCGGAGGGCAAAGAAGTTGCCATGAGCGTCAAGTGCCCGCCCTCCCGGTTGCCGATCGAATTGCTTTGCCGGTTGGCAACCCGCAGACCCTGGATTGTCCTCATCGTGGCGACCGTCGTCGTCACCACCGCCATATCCCTTGCAACAAGGCTGAAAACGAGCGCCGCGCTGGACATCATGGTGGGTGACCGCGACCCCGCCGCCCGCGCGCTGACGCGCATTGCCGGAGCTTTCGACGGTGCTGAGCAACTCATCCTTCTCGTTTCCCTGCCCGAAGATACCCCATCACCCCAGACCGGCGTCCCGGCGGCCGGCGACGTTCGACTTCTCGAATTCGCCTCGAGGTTGAAGGCTGCGGTAGCAACTTCGGATCGGCTCTCGCAGATGTGCCGGGAGGTGGAATACAAGCCGCCTCAGGCCGCCCGCACTTACGTCGAGCGCGCCATCATCCCGGCAGGCGTCTACTACCTCCGTGACGACGAGTTCCACGCATTGCTGCAACGATTGCGGCCGCAATCGATGCGCGAGCAGCTCGACAAGCTCGAGCAAATGTTGGCCGTGCCCGGAGCCGGGGGCGCACTAATTCGATCGCTTGCGGAAGATCCCCTCGGCCTCCGGGATTTCCTGTTCAGCGCACTCCCGGCATTCATTCAGCCAGGATCCCGGTCGATCGCCGCCGACGACGGCTATTTCAGCGCGGATCGACGTCATCTGATGATCCGCCTGCGCGGTGCTCGTCCCCCGTCCGATCTCGATTTCGCGGGCTCCTTTACTGACGCCGTGTATGACGCTGCGCAGCACGCGAATGAAGACCGGCTCGACCTTGCTTGCACGGGTGCCTATGCCATCGCGGCCCGATCAAGCCGCGCCATTCGCTCCGACATGAAACGTAGCATCCTGCTGTCAGTCGTATTCCTGATGACCCTGTTCACGGTGGTTTATCGTAACCTGTGGATGTTGCCGCTGGCCCTGGCTCCTGTCGCAGCTGGCATCGCCGTAGGCTTTGCCGTGTTCACAGCGCTTGGCATGACGGCGTCACCGCTCACGGCGGTTATCGGTGCCATCCTGGCCGGGTTGGGTATCGACTACTGCATCCACATCCTCTCAATGTATCGAGGCTTTCGTGCAGGCGAAGCATCGCACGAGCAGGCGATCCGAGGGGCGCTTCGACATATGGTCCCTGCCATCGTTGTCGCCTATGGTACAACCGCAATTGCCTTCTTCGCATTCAGCCAGTCTGGCGTGCGTGCCCTCCGTGAATTTGGCTGGTTAGGCATGCTCGGATTGACCGGTGCGGTCATCGCGACCATGCTCCTGCTGCCGGCACTGATCACCCTGGCACTGGGCGCGAAGACCAACTGGCGCGCCAAACCGACATCGCG includes these proteins:
- a CDS encoding tryptophan 7-halogenase is translated as MSSAEPFDAIIIGGGPAGATAGIALARMGRRALILEKAAFPRFHVGESFLPRSLVLLKQLGLLKRLEKLPRVRKFGAEFGFGHGRETSCFTFDHALFDDGHESFNIERAAFDNMLLESARDAGAIVRSSTAVKRIHRLSENDVVIEAGGETITGRCLIDASGQATFLARHLGLRRRIPNHNKIAYFGHFENAERLPGNAEGHPTVAMCSEGWFWMINIDERRTSVGMVLDANVARSLDIPACDMLFWGIDRCPLVGGRLKRATFPHSTHTISDFSYYCRPFAGPGYFLIGDAAFFLDPVFSSGLCFGMDAALHVADSVDELLAGAENQTTRNRTTPRSPEAIRRAYLRFMNDTTTPFLRLVNLFYDHSFRELFQHGQGPMQVQRAAISILAGHVFPKPRWSLRWRIRLLAQMVRIQRVFPLVARREPFSLLADAAVGSEPVERSCVGA
- a CDS encoding acyl--CoA ligase — encoded protein: MPTTLLHCLYDHARNFGDTIAFREVGEGGRTIPYAALFSAVQHAAARIQAQAQPGDVVLVCLPNRIECAVAILAALQAEAIAFPVSPTISPDELRRSAQVSGARIIVGTDSSFAALQASGLKRIQCETPATENDLAGPGPNAAAPPPDEHSGLMLLSSGTVSDPKIVWRTGPSLLSVAENTAIAVGIRRGDHILGMVPICHSYGVEHCLFAPLLAAATVHLCQGFDPHVAIDQLRAVPITVFPAVPSLFELLAARCDGSIAFPRLRCAYSAGAPLPSSVFDACRRNLGIRVGQLYGSSEVGSVTFNDPHKPGHDPTSVGIPMRGVTLRIVDTTSQAVESPLPPNSEGELAINAPSMLCSYVGESQPPFRNGFFLTGDLGKIDQKGALTITGRTNLMINVGSLKVNPLEIEHVLSECRGVAACVVVAVPVSETISRVRALILPLDRRDPPKIESIRSFLRSRLSPHKVPRIIEIVDTLPRTPSGKIMRRQVVSGAES
- a CDS encoding MMPL family transporter produces the protein MSVKCPPSRLPIELLCRLATRRPWIVLIVATVVVTTAISLATRLKTSAALDIMVGDRDPAARALTRIAGAFDGAEQLILLVSLPEDTPSPQTGVPAAGDVRLLEFASRLKAAVATSDRLSQMCREVEYKPPQAARTYVERAIIPAGVYYLRDDEFHALLQRLRPQSMREQLDKLEQMLAVPGAGGALIRSLAEDPLGLRDFLFSALPAFIQPGSRSIAADDGYFSADRRHLMIRLRGARPPSDLDFAGSFTDAVYDAAQHANEDRLDLACTGAYAIAARSSRAIRSDMKRSILLSVVFLMTLFTVVYRNLWMLPLALAPVAAGIAVGFAVFTALGMTASPLTAVIGAILAGLGIDYCIHILSMYRGFRAGEASHEQAIRGALRHMVPAIVVAYGTTAIAFFAFSQSGVRALREFGWLGMLGLTGAVIATMLLLPALITLALGAKTNWRAKPTSRGPLVSRWLDVSTNAKSCLLGAAGLLVVISLAVAAFADRSDSFFEDDLSTMHPQPNEPIETQARLGELFGYSEDTFTIYFTAPSAESLVEMAHDISHRVGQPSVRSAGITGVYGLASLLPDPETVAARHAALQQVNVERIVADFDAALAATDLNGPAFDGYRAFLRNLLRPKRVPQIEDLLQVPALADTVLPTATVQGESPARWESIAVLLTDAPLAERSRRDIAISEIRRATADLVGAELTGITVLGHNAERAIRHDLFALLTMAAAAVIAWLLVYFRSVTAMLLTLLPVAVGMSFMLACMRLEGIKLNMVNLIALPLLVGTGVDDGIFLVSIARHSRRQRELHSASVRNLASGCRAVIMTSLTTVLTFGTLVFTSTPAIRSLGTMMALGVTIAVLGAVGVLAPLLTVHGDSATQRTGRLANSNDLISE